The genomic region GCATGGACATCCCCGATGACGGTGCCGTTGAGCATCAGGGTGGGCACCTGCACCTCACCCTCGATACGACCATGTTCGCTGACCATCAGCAGGGCGTCGCCGCCCTCCGCGATCACGTTGCCCTTGATGGTCCCATCCACATGCAGGCCGCCGCTGAAGCGGATGTCGCCCTCGATCACCGTCTGCTGCCCGATCAGCGTATCGATGCGCGCCGGGCTCTTCCTGAGCTTGATTCCGAACATGGCACTGTCTCCCTGGCTGCCTCAGGCCGGCGCCTGCGGGTGCTCCGCCGGCCATTCAAAGGTCCATTCTAGCGGATCGGCGCCGCGCCGTGACGGGATCGCCTTCACAGTCACGCGCTCGGGCACGAAGCCGGGCGGGAACCGCCATTCCCCCTGGATATTCTGGAAATAGCGGAAACGGTACTTGAAATCACGGCTTGCGTCGGCGCTGATGTCCGCCTGCTCGAGCGTCTTTGCGGCCCCGCCCTGCTGGCCGGTGACCGCCAGCCGCACCCGCCCGCTCGCGACGCGGTCGTTCTTCTTGATCTGCACCAGCACCAGCCGGAACCGGTAGCCGTTCTCCAGCCCGGGGATCGGCTCGACCACGAACCCCTGGGCCTGAAGGCCGATACGGCTGGTTTCCGGGGCCATGATGCCCCGGTAGAACGTGAGTTCCTTCTGCAGGTCGTGGATCTGCTGCTCCAGCGCTGCCCGGTCACGACGGATCTCCGCGTAGGCCGCCTCGTCGACCTGGCGCGCACGCTGGAGCAGCGCCAGCGAGCGCTCGGCCTCCGCCAGACGCTCGTGTGCCGCCGCCAGTTCCTGCGCCAGTCGATCGCGCTCGGCGCCGAGCCGCAGCAGCTCGGCCTCGGCATGACTGCCGCCCATGCGATACAGTTGCCAGCCGCCGACCAGGGCCAGCACCGCGAGCAGGGCCAGCGCCATCCGAAGTTTCCAGGCACGGTAGACGAAGACCTCGGTGCGATGGGCATCCATGCGCGACGC from Thiohalobacter sp. harbors:
- a CDS encoding DUF6776 family protein, which produces MDAHRTEVFVYRAWKLRMALALLAVLALVGGWQLYRMGGSHAEAELLRLGAERDRLAQELAAAHERLAEAERSLALLQRARQVDEAAYAEIRRDRAALEQQIHDLQKELTFYRGIMAPETSRIGLQAQGFVVEPIPGLENGYRFRLVLVQIKKNDRVASGRVRLAVTGQQGGAAKTLEQADISADASRDFKYRFRYFQNIQGEWRFPPGFVPERVTVKAIPSRRGADPLEWTFEWPAEHPQAPA
- a CDS encoding bactofilin family protein; its protein translation is MFGIKLRKSPARIDTLIGQQTVIEGDIRFSGGLHVDGTIKGNVIAEGGDALLMVSEHGRIEGEVQVPTLMLNGTVIGDVHAAERVELAAQARVTGNVYYSLIEMAMGAEVNGNLVHRGTREPAPVTRIDEAGEDGLATRNS